A window of the Haloarcula litorea genome harbors these coding sequences:
- a CDS encoding DUF4177 domain-containing protein — MTDERTTWEYETLRPVRGSTKKEPVDPAEELNELGSEGWELVDTVDYVGGGTKFLVFRRPAEDEG, encoded by the coding sequence ATGACCGACGAGCGAACCACCTGGGAGTACGAGACGCTGCGACCGGTGCGTGGCTCGACGAAGAAGGAGCCGGTCGACCCGGCGGAGGAACTGAACGAGCTCGGGAGCGAGGGGTGGGAGCTGGTCGACACCGTCGACTACGTCGGCGGCGGGACGAAGTTCCTCGTGTTCAGGCGGCCCGCGGAGGACGAGGGATGA